A section of the Callospermophilus lateralis isolate mCalLat2 chromosome 16, mCalLat2.hap1, whole genome shotgun sequence genome encodes:
- the Ca2 gene encoding carbonic anhydrase 2, translating to MSHHWGYGKHNGPEHWHKDFPIAKGERQSPVNIDTKTAKHDPSLKPLCLCYEQPTSRRIVNNGHSFNVEFDDSQDTAALKGGPLDGTYRLIQFHFHWGSSDGQGSEHTVDKTTYAAELHLVHWNTKYKDFGKAVEQPDGLAVLGIFLKIGSANPGLQKVLDILDSIKTKGKSSDFTGFDPRGLLPKNLDYWTYPGSLTTPPLLECVTWIVLKEPISVSSEQMSKFRQLNFNFEGEPEELMVDNWRPAQPLKNRQIKASFK from the exons ATGTCCCATCACTGGGGATACGGCAAGCACAACG GACCTGAACATTGGCATAAGGACTTCCCCATTGCCAAGGGAGAGCGTCAGTCCCCTGTTAACATTGACACCAAAACAGCCAAGCATGACCCTTCCCTGAAACCTCTGTGCCTTTGCTATGAGCAACCGACTTCTCGGAGGATCGTCAACAATGGTCATTCTTTCAACGTGGAGTTTGATGACTCTCAGGACACTGCAG CGCTGAAAGGGGGACCCCTCGATGGCACCTACAGATTGATTCAGTTTCACTTTCACTGGGGCTCATCTGATGGACAAGGTTCTGAACACACTGTGGATAAAACAACGTATGCTGCAGAG CTTCACTTGGTTCACTGGAACACCAAATATAAGGATTTTGGAAAAGCCGTGGaacaacctgatgggctggctgtTTTGGGCATTTTTTTGAAG ATTGGCAGTGCTAACCCAGGCCTTCAGAAAGTCCTTGATATACTGGATTCCATTAAAACAAAG GGTAAGAGCTCCGACTTCACTGGCTTTGATCCTCGTGGCCTCCTTCCTAAAAATCTGGACTACTGGACCTACCCTGGCTCGCTGACCACCCCTCCTCTTCTGGAATGTGTGACCTGGATTGTGCTCAAGGAACCCATTAGTGTCAGCAGTGAGCAG ATGTCAAAATTCCGTCAACTTAACTTCAACTTCGAGGGTGAACCTGAAGAGCTGATGGTGGACAACTGGCGACCAGCTCAGCCACTAAAGAACAGACAAATCAAAGCTTCCTTTAAATAA